The Helianthus annuus cultivar XRQ/B chromosome 16, HanXRQr2.0-SUNRISE, whole genome shotgun sequence genome includes a window with the following:
- the LOC110922347 gene encoding uncharacterized protein LOC110922347 isoform X1 yields the protein MTSIRCGGFVDPGWEHGTAQDEKKKKVRCNYCGKVVSGGIYRLKQHLARLSGEVTYCDKAPEEVCLKMKDNLEGCRIGKKPKQIEYDDQATYLNFPPCENENDVVEEEDDEEHIMYDDNRNKGKQQLVVLGDKGLVINMAPPPPHPLRSLGYVDPGWEHGVPRDERKKKVKCNYCDKIVSGGINRFKQHLARIPGEVAPCKSAPEEVYLKIKENMKWHRTGRRHRRPEPHKHSTSSSAFYALHSENENENEDDDEEDGQEEDDEHLLIDKKKRFVRREDALSSKKPKSETTNDKVSGRKEEVMSAVSKFFYYAGVPTHAANSPYFHKMLEMVSQHGPPSPSSVIMLSSRLLEDELLTIKTHLAEYKASWAVTGCSILADTWKDAHNRTLINILVSCPRGLHFVSSVDATEFVHDAPSLFKLLDKVVDEMGEENVVQVITQNTPIYEAAGKMLEEKRQNLFWTPCAASCIEQMLEDFVKIKWVGECIEKGQKITKLVYNQMWLWNLMKQEYTNGQELVRASFTSVSSSFLTLQSLMDHRTALKRLFQSTKWLSSRLSKSHEGEEVEKIVTNATFWKKVQCVRRSVGPILEVLEKINDGGGDSMSMPYIYSNMYKVKFAIKSNHGDDPHKYGNACSIIDNHSLNHPLYLAAYFLNPSYRYRPDFVPYPEVVRGLNSCIVRFEPNTARRVLASKQIADFCSAKADFGTDLAISTRTELNPGDGSCTNSGEILESFRPNSLNSAAWWQQHGINCLELQQIAVRILSQTCSCFGCDHTYDGIHKRRYNRLAQKRLKDLIYVHYNLRLKERRQTRPTTSSDSLFVQENLLYDWIVKPGKQEDEEMDYEENGLFEYEQGNGESRKGGSLDIQPLDSHPPEDEDDDLNFLDEESD from the exons ATGACATCAATACGTTGCGGTGGATTTGTGGACCCTGGATGGGAGCATGGTACTGCTCaagatgagaaaaagaagaaggtcAGATGCAATTATTGTGGCAAAGTGGTTAGTGGCGGGATATACCGCTTGAAGCAGCATTTAGCCAGACTATCCGGTGAAGTCACCTATTGCGACAAGGCTCCCGAAGAGGTCTGCCTTAAAATGAAAGATAACTTGGAGGGATGTCGTATCGGTAAAAAGCCAAAGCAAATTGAATACGACGACCAAGCAACGTATCTCAACTTCCCACCTTGTGAGAACGAGAATGACGTTgtggaagaagaagatgatgaagaacaCATCATGTACGATGATAATCGCAACAAAGGAAAACAGCAACTGGTTGTCCTAGGGGACAAGGGTTTGGTTATAAATATGGCTCCTCCGCCACCTCATCCGCTCCGGTCACTCGGATACGTTGACCCTGGATGGGAACACGGAGTTCCTCGGGATGAACGGAAGAAAAAAGTTAAATGCAATTACTGTGATAAAATAGTTAGCGGTGGCATTAACCGCTTTAAGCAACACCTTGCTAGAATACCCGGTGAAGTTGCGCCTTGTAAAAGTGCTCCTGAGGAAGTATATCTCAAAATTAAAGAAAATATGAAGTGGCATCGGACTGGAAGGAGGCATAGAAGACCCGAACCTCACAAGCATTCAACGTCTTCATCTGCTTTTTATGCGTTGCATTCAGAAAACGAGAATGAAAATGAAGATGACGACGAAGAGGATGGGCAAGAGGAAGATGATGAACATCTACTAATCGATAAAAAGAAAAGATTTGTCAGAAGAGAAGACGCGTTGTCATCGAAGAAACCAAAATCTGAAACTACTAATGATAAAGTATCAGGACGAAAGGAGGAGGTCATGTCTGCAGTTTCCAAGTTCTTTTATTACGCTGGAGTTCCGACACATGCAGCAAACTCACCGTACTTTCATAAGATGTTGGAGATGGTATCGCAACATGGCCCACCATCTCCCTCCAGCGTAATAATGCTATCTTCTCGTCTTCTTGAGGACGAACTTCTAACCATTAAAACACACTTAGCTGAATATAAAGCCTCTTGGGCTGTTACTGGGTGCTCTATATTGGCAGATACTTGGAAAGACGCACACAACAGGACATTAATCAACATTTTGGTTTCATGTCCTCgtggtttgcactttgtttcTTCGGTTGATGCCACTGAATTTGTTCATGATGCACCGAGTTTATTCAAACTTCTTGATAAAGTAGTGGATGAGATGGGGGAGGAAAACGTTGTGCAG GTTATCACACAAAACACACCCATTTATGAAGCGGCTGGAAAGATGTTGGAGGAAAAACGACAAAATCTATTTTGGACGCCTTGTGCTGCTTCTTGTATCGAACAAATGCTGGAAGATTTCGTAAAGATAAAATGGGTGGGGGAATGTATCGAGAAAGGACAGAAGATCACAAAGCTTGTATACAACCAGATGTGGTTATGGAATCTAATGAAACAAGAATACACTAACGGACAAGAACTTGTGAGAGCGTCTTTCACCAGCGTTTCTTCAAGTTTTCTGACATTACAAAGCTTGATGGATCACAGAACGGCTCTCAAACGCTTGTTTCAGTCCACAAAATGGTTGTCATCTCGACTTTCAAAATCCCACGAGGGTGAagaggttgaaaagattgtaaCGAACGCAACATTCTGGAAGAAGGTGCAATGTGTGAGGAGATCAGTGGGTCCTATTCTCGAAGTGCTTGAAAAGATAAATGACGGTGGTGGTGACTCCATGTCCATGCCGTATATATACAGTAACATGTACAAGGTGAAATTCGCGATTAAAAGCAACCATGGAGATGACCCACACAAATACGGTAACGCGTGCAGCATAATAGACAATCACTCTCTCAATCATCCTTTGTATCTTGCTGCTTACTTTCTGAATCCCTCCTACAGATACCGACCTGACTTTGTTCCC tacCCAGAAGTTGTTCGTGGTCTAAATTCATGCATTGTTAGGTTTGAGCCAAACACTGCAAGGAGGGTTTTAGCATCAAAGCAG ATTGCGGATTTTTGTTCTGCAAAAGCTGATTTCGGAACTGATTTGGCTATTAGCACGCGAACAGAACTAAATCCAG gtgatggttcatGCACAAATTCCGGCGAGATTCTTGAGAGTTttcggccaaattctctaaattctg CTGCCTGGTGGCAACAGCATGGCATAAACTGCTTAGAGCTGCAACAGATTGCCGTACGCATACTGAGTCAAACATGCTCGTGTTTTGGTTGTGATCATACATATGATGGGATCCACAAGCGCAGGTACAACCGTCTGGCGCAGAAAAGACTAAAGGACTTGATCTATGTTCACTACAACTTACGACTCAAGGAACGTCGTCAAACAAGGCCGACGACTAGCTCTGACAGCCTATTCGTGCAAGAGAATCTTTTGTATGACTGGATTGTAAAGCCTGGAAAACAAGAAGACGAG GAAATGGATTACGAGGAGAATGGGTTGTTCGAATATGAACAAGGAAATGGAGAGAGTAGGAAAGGGGGTTCACTAGACATACAGCCATTAGACTCTCATCCGCCTGAAGATGAAGACGATGACCTCAATTTCCTGGATGAGGAGAGTGATTGA
- the LOC110922347 gene encoding uncharacterized protein LOC110922347 isoform X3 — translation MTSIRCGGFVDPGWEHGTAQDEKKKKVRCNYCGKVVSGGIYRLKQHLARLSGEVTYCDKAPEEVCLKMKDNLEGCRIGKKPKQIEYDDQATYLNFPPCENENDVVEEEDDEEHIMYDDNRNKGKQQLVVLGDKGLVINMAPPPPHPLRSLGYVDPGWEHGVPRDERKKKVKCNYCDKIVSGGINRFKQHLARIPGEVAPCKSAPEEVYLKIKENMKWHRTGRRHRRPEPHKHSTSSSAFYALHSENENENEDDDEEDGQEEDDEHLLIDKKKRFVRREDALSSKKPKSETTNDKVSGRKEEVMSAVSKFFYYAGVPTHAANSPYFHKMLEMVSQHGPPSPSSVIMLSSRLLEDELLTIKTHLAEYKASWAVTGCSILADTWKDAHNRTLINILVSCPRGLHFVSSVDATEFVHDAPSLFKLLDKVVDEMGEENVVQVITQNTPIYEAAGKMLEEKRQNLFWTPCAASCIEQMLEDFVKIKWVGECIEKGQKITKLVYNQMWLWNLMKQEYTNGQELVRASFTSVSSSFLTLQSLMDHRTALKRLFQSTKWLSSRLSKSHEGEEVEKIVTNATFWKKVQCVRRSVGPILEVLEKINDGGGDSMSMPYIYSNMYKVKFAIKSNHGDDPHKYGNACSIIDNHSLNHPLYLAAYFLNPSYRYRPDFVPYPEVVRGLNSCIVRFEPNTARRVLASKQIADFCSAKADFGTDLAISTRTELNPGPIS, via the exons ATGACATCAATACGTTGCGGTGGATTTGTGGACCCTGGATGGGAGCATGGTACTGCTCaagatgagaaaaagaagaaggtcAGATGCAATTATTGTGGCAAAGTGGTTAGTGGCGGGATATACCGCTTGAAGCAGCATTTAGCCAGACTATCCGGTGAAGTCACCTATTGCGACAAGGCTCCCGAAGAGGTCTGCCTTAAAATGAAAGATAACTTGGAGGGATGTCGTATCGGTAAAAAGCCAAAGCAAATTGAATACGACGACCAAGCAACGTATCTCAACTTCCCACCTTGTGAGAACGAGAATGACGTTgtggaagaagaagatgatgaagaacaCATCATGTACGATGATAATCGCAACAAAGGAAAACAGCAACTGGTTGTCCTAGGGGACAAGGGTTTGGTTATAAATATGGCTCCTCCGCCACCTCATCCGCTCCGGTCACTCGGATACGTTGACCCTGGATGGGAACACGGAGTTCCTCGGGATGAACGGAAGAAAAAAGTTAAATGCAATTACTGTGATAAAATAGTTAGCGGTGGCATTAACCGCTTTAAGCAACACCTTGCTAGAATACCCGGTGAAGTTGCGCCTTGTAAAAGTGCTCCTGAGGAAGTATATCTCAAAATTAAAGAAAATATGAAGTGGCATCGGACTGGAAGGAGGCATAGAAGACCCGAACCTCACAAGCATTCAACGTCTTCATCTGCTTTTTATGCGTTGCATTCAGAAAACGAGAATGAAAATGAAGATGACGACGAAGAGGATGGGCAAGAGGAAGATGATGAACATCTACTAATCGATAAAAAGAAAAGATTTGTCAGAAGAGAAGACGCGTTGTCATCGAAGAAACCAAAATCTGAAACTACTAATGATAAAGTATCAGGACGAAAGGAGGAGGTCATGTCTGCAGTTTCCAAGTTCTTTTATTACGCTGGAGTTCCGACACATGCAGCAAACTCACCGTACTTTCATAAGATGTTGGAGATGGTATCGCAACATGGCCCACCATCTCCCTCCAGCGTAATAATGCTATCTTCTCGTCTTCTTGAGGACGAACTTCTAACCATTAAAACACACTTAGCTGAATATAAAGCCTCTTGGGCTGTTACTGGGTGCTCTATATTGGCAGATACTTGGAAAGACGCACACAACAGGACATTAATCAACATTTTGGTTTCATGTCCTCgtggtttgcactttgtttcTTCGGTTGATGCCACTGAATTTGTTCATGATGCACCGAGTTTATTCAAACTTCTTGATAAAGTAGTGGATGAGATGGGGGAGGAAAACGTTGTGCAG GTTATCACACAAAACACACCCATTTATGAAGCGGCTGGAAAGATGTTGGAGGAAAAACGACAAAATCTATTTTGGACGCCTTGTGCTGCTTCTTGTATCGAACAAATGCTGGAAGATTTCGTAAAGATAAAATGGGTGGGGGAATGTATCGAGAAAGGACAGAAGATCACAAAGCTTGTATACAACCAGATGTGGTTATGGAATCTAATGAAACAAGAATACACTAACGGACAAGAACTTGTGAGAGCGTCTTTCACCAGCGTTTCTTCAAGTTTTCTGACATTACAAAGCTTGATGGATCACAGAACGGCTCTCAAACGCTTGTTTCAGTCCACAAAATGGTTGTCATCTCGACTTTCAAAATCCCACGAGGGTGAagaggttgaaaagattgtaaCGAACGCAACATTCTGGAAGAAGGTGCAATGTGTGAGGAGATCAGTGGGTCCTATTCTCGAAGTGCTTGAAAAGATAAATGACGGTGGTGGTGACTCCATGTCCATGCCGTATATATACAGTAACATGTACAAGGTGAAATTCGCGATTAAAAGCAACCATGGAGATGACCCACACAAATACGGTAACGCGTGCAGCATAATAGACAATCACTCTCTCAATCATCCTTTGTATCTTGCTGCTTACTTTCTGAATCCCTCCTACAGATACCGACCTGACTTTGTTCCC tacCCAGAAGTTGTTCGTGGTCTAAATTCATGCATTGTTAGGTTTGAGCCAAACACTGCAAGGAGGGTTTTAGCATCAAAGCAG ATTGCGGATTTTTGTTCTGCAAAAGCTGATTTCGGAACTGATTTGGCTATTAGCACGCGAACAGAACTAAATCCAG gacCAATTTCCTAG
- the LOC110922347 gene encoding uncharacterized protein LOC110922347 isoform X2, whose product MTSIRCGGFVDPGWEHGTAQDEKKKKVRCNYCGKVVSGGIYRLKQHLARLSGEVTYCDKAPEEVCLKMKDNLEGCRIGKKPKQIEYDDQATYLNFPPCENENDVVEEEDDEEHIMYDDNRNKGKQQLVVLGDKGLVINMAPPPPHPLRSLGYVDPGWEHGVPRDERKKKVKCNYCDKIVSGGINRFKQHLARIPGEVAPCKSAPEEVYLKIKENMKWHRTGRRHRRPEPHKHSTSSSAFYALHSENENENEDDDEEDGQEEDDEHLLIDKKKRFVRREDALSSKKPKSETTNDKVSGRKEEVMSAVSKFFYYAGVPTHAANSPYFHKMLEMVSQHGPPSPSSVIMLSSRLLEDELLTIKTHLAEYKASWAVTGCSILADTWKDAHNRTLINILVSCPRGLHFVSSVDATEFVHDAPSLFKLLDKVVDEMGEENVVQVITQNTPIYEAAGKMLEEKRQNLFWTPCAASCIEQMLEDFVKIKWVGECIEKGQKITKLVYNQMWLWNLMKQEYTNGQELVRASFTSVSSSFLTLQSLMDHRTALKRLFQSTKWLSSRLSKSHEGEEVEKIVTNATFWKKVQCVRRSVGPILEVLEKINDGGGDSMSMPYIYSNMYKVKFAIKSNHGDDPHKYGNACSIIDNHSLNHPLYLAAYFLNPSYRYRPDFVPYPEVVRGLNSCIVRFEPNTARRVLASKQIADFCSAKADFGTDLAISTRTELNPAAWWQQHGINCLELQQIAVRILSQTCSCFGCDHTYDGIHKRRYNRLAQKRLKDLIYVHYNLRLKERRQTRPTTSSDSLFVQENLLYDWIVKPGKQEDEEMDYEENGLFEYEQGNGESRKGGSLDIQPLDSHPPEDEDDDLNFLDEESD is encoded by the exons ATGACATCAATACGTTGCGGTGGATTTGTGGACCCTGGATGGGAGCATGGTACTGCTCaagatgagaaaaagaagaaggtcAGATGCAATTATTGTGGCAAAGTGGTTAGTGGCGGGATATACCGCTTGAAGCAGCATTTAGCCAGACTATCCGGTGAAGTCACCTATTGCGACAAGGCTCCCGAAGAGGTCTGCCTTAAAATGAAAGATAACTTGGAGGGATGTCGTATCGGTAAAAAGCCAAAGCAAATTGAATACGACGACCAAGCAACGTATCTCAACTTCCCACCTTGTGAGAACGAGAATGACGTTgtggaagaagaagatgatgaagaacaCATCATGTACGATGATAATCGCAACAAAGGAAAACAGCAACTGGTTGTCCTAGGGGACAAGGGTTTGGTTATAAATATGGCTCCTCCGCCACCTCATCCGCTCCGGTCACTCGGATACGTTGACCCTGGATGGGAACACGGAGTTCCTCGGGATGAACGGAAGAAAAAAGTTAAATGCAATTACTGTGATAAAATAGTTAGCGGTGGCATTAACCGCTTTAAGCAACACCTTGCTAGAATACCCGGTGAAGTTGCGCCTTGTAAAAGTGCTCCTGAGGAAGTATATCTCAAAATTAAAGAAAATATGAAGTGGCATCGGACTGGAAGGAGGCATAGAAGACCCGAACCTCACAAGCATTCAACGTCTTCATCTGCTTTTTATGCGTTGCATTCAGAAAACGAGAATGAAAATGAAGATGACGACGAAGAGGATGGGCAAGAGGAAGATGATGAACATCTACTAATCGATAAAAAGAAAAGATTTGTCAGAAGAGAAGACGCGTTGTCATCGAAGAAACCAAAATCTGAAACTACTAATGATAAAGTATCAGGACGAAAGGAGGAGGTCATGTCTGCAGTTTCCAAGTTCTTTTATTACGCTGGAGTTCCGACACATGCAGCAAACTCACCGTACTTTCATAAGATGTTGGAGATGGTATCGCAACATGGCCCACCATCTCCCTCCAGCGTAATAATGCTATCTTCTCGTCTTCTTGAGGACGAACTTCTAACCATTAAAACACACTTAGCTGAATATAAAGCCTCTTGGGCTGTTACTGGGTGCTCTATATTGGCAGATACTTGGAAAGACGCACACAACAGGACATTAATCAACATTTTGGTTTCATGTCCTCgtggtttgcactttgtttcTTCGGTTGATGCCACTGAATTTGTTCATGATGCACCGAGTTTATTCAAACTTCTTGATAAAGTAGTGGATGAGATGGGGGAGGAAAACGTTGTGCAG GTTATCACACAAAACACACCCATTTATGAAGCGGCTGGAAAGATGTTGGAGGAAAAACGACAAAATCTATTTTGGACGCCTTGTGCTGCTTCTTGTATCGAACAAATGCTGGAAGATTTCGTAAAGATAAAATGGGTGGGGGAATGTATCGAGAAAGGACAGAAGATCACAAAGCTTGTATACAACCAGATGTGGTTATGGAATCTAATGAAACAAGAATACACTAACGGACAAGAACTTGTGAGAGCGTCTTTCACCAGCGTTTCTTCAAGTTTTCTGACATTACAAAGCTTGATGGATCACAGAACGGCTCTCAAACGCTTGTTTCAGTCCACAAAATGGTTGTCATCTCGACTTTCAAAATCCCACGAGGGTGAagaggttgaaaagattgtaaCGAACGCAACATTCTGGAAGAAGGTGCAATGTGTGAGGAGATCAGTGGGTCCTATTCTCGAAGTGCTTGAAAAGATAAATGACGGTGGTGGTGACTCCATGTCCATGCCGTATATATACAGTAACATGTACAAGGTGAAATTCGCGATTAAAAGCAACCATGGAGATGACCCACACAAATACGGTAACGCGTGCAGCATAATAGACAATCACTCTCTCAATCATCCTTTGTATCTTGCTGCTTACTTTCTGAATCCCTCCTACAGATACCGACCTGACTTTGTTCCC tacCCAGAAGTTGTTCGTGGTCTAAATTCATGCATTGTTAGGTTTGAGCCAAACACTGCAAGGAGGGTTTTAGCATCAAAGCAG ATTGCGGATTTTTGTTCTGCAAAAGCTGATTTCGGAACTGATTTGGCTATTAGCACGCGAACAGAACTAAATCCAG CTGCCTGGTGGCAACAGCATGGCATAAACTGCTTAGAGCTGCAACAGATTGCCGTACGCATACTGAGTCAAACATGCTCGTGTTTTGGTTGTGATCATACATATGATGGGATCCACAAGCGCAGGTACAACCGTCTGGCGCAGAAAAGACTAAAGGACTTGATCTATGTTCACTACAACTTACGACTCAAGGAACGTCGTCAAACAAGGCCGACGACTAGCTCTGACAGCCTATTCGTGCAAGAGAATCTTTTGTATGACTGGATTGTAAAGCCTGGAAAACAAGAAGACGAG GAAATGGATTACGAGGAGAATGGGTTGTTCGAATATGAACAAGGAAATGGAGAGAGTAGGAAAGGGGGTTCACTAGACATACAGCCATTAGACTCTCATCCGCCTGAAGATGAAGACGATGACCTCAATTTCCTGGATGAGGAGAGTGATTGA